ACTCAAGTGTTGATGCCAGCAATGTGTCGTGTTGTATTGAAACTAGCGGAACAGTGTACCTTTAAGTGAGCATCATCTTTTAACAGTTGAACTAGCTCTTGGGATTCCTGCTTGTTAACATACCTGAAGAAGAAACATATGATGAGCATATTGGTGCTACAGTAACACacaataaatgaacaaaaggtATGAGCTCCACGTAAACAGTTACAGTAGCACAAAATTGGAatttgaagggggggggggggattgccGCAGTCATGTACGAGACCTCAAGAGTTGGACCCTGGAATTGATTGTTTCCATTTCCATTATTTGAGAAAGGTTCCAATATAAAATCAACACTCCAGGAATTTGTCTAGACACCTTGGTAGCCCCTGAAGAGATCTAAACTTTTTGTGAAACAGCTTCCCAGAAGAACATTATTTGCATGGTTGAACAACCACGTGCCCTAATACTTTTGTCTACATGGAATTTTAAATTTTGACCAGTGAGTCATGTACCTGGTGAATGAAGGCAGCTGCCTAATCATCTCCAGGTCCTCGTGGCTGAGCTGTGTTACGTTCCTAAGTGCTTGCTTCTTCTTGCAGCACAGCACGCTGAGAGGCTGCGAGTGGAAGTGCTCCAGTAGGGCCAGCTTGAGCACAAAGTACATCATGTTAGTTGGTGGCTGTTTTTACGCAGAGATCCCGCAAAACAATGTCAGTGCCAGTCTAGTGTACTTTTCTTATCAGCAAGGTTGTCATTTGGTAGGTACCTGCACACCCTTGATGAAATTTCGCACAGAGAAGTCATGGTAGAGGAAGAGGCCGATCAGCACTTGCATGACTTTGCCAGTCAGCTTAAAAGGGAACTTGGATGTGAGGATTAACTACGAAATAAAATGCAGCAAAACCAATACACAATTTTGTCAAAATTAGaatcaaatgtaaattttGAAGTCATCTTTGagcaaagtgaaaatgtgcacCTTGTCAAGGACGGTGGCCAGGTGTTGAGTGCATGACAGCGACTGGAAGAGCTCGATACATAGCAGCGATGACACTGAGTGGGGCAACATGTgctggatggtgctcggagaCGTGGCGATGCCGAAGATGAACATGAGGGGAAGACGCTCGATGTATCGACTGCGACACAGACAAAATTTTCCACTGCAGAAAATGACTATGATTTACCAAGCtattaaaaacaattcaaaagggAGGAAGGGCagagattgaaaaaaaaataatcttttgtacaggtttcaaaatcaaaagttGAACCAAAACTTTCAAATAGTGACAATACACCTTTGCAACGTGTATGATTATGAGACATTCAAACCTGTACTGTGGCAACTCTGCAAGAGAGCTCCATGTTACCTGCAGATGAGAATGAAGTCCTGAAGAACTTTTGGGTTGAAGGCCTCTaaatctttaaaaataatcacaatgGGGGGATGCTGGTCTTTACTTGGAGAACTGCGCTTTTTTCCAGGAGTGCTGGATTTGTGCTGGAAATAATATATTGACGAGGTTATTTCTTGAAGacagcacaggaaaaaaaaaaatcacaatgcaCCGAGATCCTacctttgtttgtgtgttgtacCATTCACAGAGCATACTCAGGGAACAATGCCAGCCCTTGTGGACAGGAGTCCtgctctcctcttcctcctcttcttcgtcatcatcctcttcAGCCACCACTGTATCCATCAACCTCTCCAAGACCCTCTTCATTAAGTGCTTCAAAGCTGAAACAGGAGCATATTATTTAGACACTttagaaagaagaaaaaaaaaaaaaaaggccaaaaaCCTTGTTTCCAAATAAAACCAACCAGCTTTTCATAACTGTGGTAATTTTTctcaatttgtattttattttttaactttctcCACTTACCTGCACATTCTTTGGCCTGGACAGATGCCACATGAGGAGTGACGTACTGCTGGAGGAGCTCAGACAAGCTCTGGAATGTCATGTCATGGTCTGGCATGTTCACTCCTAGTGACAACATGAGGAGATCACAAAAAGTAGAAATTCAATTTACACTTTgttgtatatacagtatacagtTTGTGTTTGACATCACATAGAGAATGAGCTCACATAcatgcaggcaggcaaggAGAGGTATGCGAGTGAAGGTGCGTGGCATTCATTGCCATGATCATACCAAGCATCAGCGCTGCCGTGGGAATCTCGCTGGCCCTCATTTGAGATGCCCAGTTGCTGCGTTGACGAGTAGAAGAGGACTTGCTGATGAAGTCCAGCAAGCTGTCCAGGACTTTCCTGTTGAGTTCATCCTGCAAAAGCTGACAGCAAACACATACATGTATTACACATTTTATACAAAGCTTCTGTTCTTATCAGTTCTACTAATGTTCAACTCTGATACTGAATGAACGTCATTTTATGAATCATATGACCTTCTCAGTTCTGGCCATcctgtgtttgtgcatgttctcgtgtgtgcatgtgttttcCCATGCACTGATAGTAATACCATTCAGGTTAATGGAACTAGGGAGCCTACATTTCTCATTTATAAACATGCAATGGAAAAGAACAAATGTCAGCTCTTGACAAGCCCATGACATCACGTCAAGTTCTTAAGTTTACCACTTTTTAAATACTGTACCTCCGTTTCCCTTTTAATCTTGTTCCATAGAGCATGAAAAAGTCCGAATCGTACATCATTGGTGTCAACGCCTTCGCAGCCAAGAGAGAAATACTCGTCTGTGGTGGGGAAACACAATTTCAAGAGATAAAAGTGTTCGGCTAAGTAGTAAATCTTAAAAGTGCAAAGAGAAATCATATTTTACCTAAACCGAGggatttggtttttttcttcttcgtgcttggcttgaaaacaaaacaaccctAGAAACAAGTGGAGTTCGTGTCAGAAACTATGCAGACAAAAAATACGAATGTTTAGGTAAACACGAAATATTACCGTTGATACTGACGACGTGGACATTTtagtatttgtgtttttgagcAAGTTGTTTCATCAATGAACTACCGTAGTGAAAGTGCCACAAGTCTGCTACTTCCCGCCAGCGTGACGTTACCGGAAAAGGTTGTGTTCAAGGCTCCtcctacaaaataaaacaagagccGTAATTCATGCCCGTATTAATCATTGATTAAAGTggccaaaaaaattaaagcagGCATTAAGTTAACAATTTTAAGTAACAGCCATCTAAAAtataagtaataataataataagactTCATTACACATTTGCAATTCTGAACATACCTTCGCGCAGTTACTTCCAGTTACTATGCGAAGTCTGCAAACGTGTCCATTCCGAACCTTTAATGAGACAAGActtattttatgtttgaaaatgtcacgaaaaaattcttcttttgcCACCGCATATCACGCCGTAAAGCGGAAGTGTATGTGTTTGAATGCTCGCGTGATGGCAATGCCCATGCCCCTTGTTGATGCTATTAATTTGTCTATAATTattttgatgatttcattatttttcatgtacaaataaatacttttgAGAATaaattttgccacttgctatGTGATGCCCAATCACGGCTAAACTGTTTTTTGGGTTTGGGAATGTGATGTTCACAAGCTGAGCCATGAT
Above is a genomic segment from Syngnathus acus chromosome 22, fSynAcu1.2, whole genome shotgun sequence containing:
- the orc3 gene encoding origin recognition complex subunit 3; this encodes MSTSSVSTGCFVFKPSTKKKKTKSLGLDEYFSLGCEGVDTNDVRFGLFHALWNKIKRETELLQDELNRKVLDSLLDFISKSSSTRQRSNWASQMRASEIPTAALMLGVNMPDHDMTFQSLSELLQQYVTPHVASVQAKECAALKHLMKRVLERLMDTVVAEEDDDEEEEEEESRTPVHKGWHCSLSMLCEWYNTQTKHKSSTPGKKRSSPSKDQHPPIVIIFKDLEAFNPKVLQDFILICSRYIERLPLMFIFGIATSPSTIQHMLPHSVSSLLCIELFQSLSCTQHLATVLDKLILTSKFPFKLTGKVMQVLIGLFLYHDFSVRNFIKGVQLALLEHFHSQPLSVLCCKKKQALRNVTQLSHEDLEMIRQLPSFTRYVNKQESQELVQLLKDDAHLKKMCRKLIKDLHKYHKNYYPTLRCLHALTSSLPRYPLGKQIRELHLICLEKCVWETEDYQSALKLLKMMAKDELMALLQRCTEALQPSNSKMMKSALVELEDMLSKFRQLDEASEVVQYDESAPVKNLQKKTDLYQLQQALLEMNKSRRSKRESPYGILRSQVLEFIDNLVKNHLPPPESQTLNEVCYYSSSSNVRRHLNATPRTSIQAALSSPYYYLLNENLKTDDGSVSNAAPDICIVYKLHLECGRLINLYDWLQAYSTVVSAAEGNDPESDNFGKVDDLKHARFIRAVSELEFLGFIKSTKQKTDHVARLTWGGC